The Deltaproteobacteria bacterium genome window below encodes:
- the ruvX gene encoding Holliday junction resolvase RuvX, producing MRLLGLDVSEKRIGVAMTDPLGWTVQPITTLQRQRLELDLETIVTYVQDYGIRQIVVGLPLRGVEGIVGAQAEKVLAFCEALRGYCVGRGVPTAVLPWDESLTTREARALLKAQGTRRKRRKQAEDQLAAVLILQSYLAAEQEKLCGCSGD from the coding sequence ATGCGATTACTCGGGCTGGATGTCAGTGAAAAACGGATCGGCGTGGCGATGACGGATCCGCTGGGATGGACGGTGCAACCGATCACGACGTTGCAGCGGCAGCGGTTGGAACTCGACTTGGAAACGATCGTCACCTATGTGCAGGATTACGGGATTCGGCAGATTGTCGTCGGATTGCCGTTGCGCGGCGTGGAAGGGATCGTCGGAGCGCAGGCGGAGAAGGTGCTGGCATTCTGCGAGGCGTTGCGCGGCTATTGCGTGGGGCGTGGCGTGCCGACGGCAGTGTTGCCGTGGGACGAGAGTTTGACCACGCGTGAGGCGCGCGCGTTATTGAAGGCCCAAGGGACGCGGCGAAAACGTCGCAAACAGGCGGAAGACCAACTGGCGGCCGTGCTGATCCTACAGAGCTATTTGGCCGCAGAGCAGGAAAAACTATGCGGATGCTCGGGCGACTGA
- the mltG gene encoding endolytic transglycosylase MltG, whose amino-acid sequence MRMLGRLILRCFVLGIVLAIAAFVGLEYYLSQHFVHSTRIVAIPGGTSLRGVARALTRERVIDFPGLFVLYGRLQGTSHLMKAGEYEFADGLTARQVYDKLVRGDVRTYEVRIPEGWTLQQIASYVAAQPFATSPKFGDEFIAACRDPARIAKLGIVAHSLEGFLFPSTYYVQRPKSAAELVDRLTVEFERQFDAGLRAQLAARGLSLLQLVTLASIIERETGAAVERPLVSAVFHNRLKVNMPLASDPTVIYGLPKFEGNIRRADLENPHPYNTYIHAGLPPGPIANPGRAALEAALNPAAVDYLFFVSKNDGTHFFSTKYADHAAAVDRYQRRRAAPSGP is encoded by the coding sequence ATGCGGATGCTCGGGCGACTGATCTTGCGCTGCTTCGTGCTCGGGATCGTGTTGGCGATCGCGGCCTTTGTGGGACTCGAATATTATTTGAGTCAACACTTTGTGCACTCCACGCGGATCGTGGCCATTCCCGGAGGCACCTCGTTGCGTGGTGTGGCGCGGGCGTTAACGCGGGAACGCGTGATCGATTTCCCCGGACTGTTCGTGCTGTACGGCCGACTGCAGGGCACTTCGCATCTGATGAAGGCCGGGGAATACGAATTTGCCGATGGTCTCACGGCGCGCCAAGTTTACGACAAGCTAGTGCGTGGCGATGTTCGCACCTACGAAGTTCGGATCCCGGAAGGATGGACGCTGCAACAGATCGCATCGTATGTGGCCGCGCAACCGTTCGCGACGAGTCCGAAGTTCGGCGACGAATTCATCGCCGCGTGCCGCGATCCGGCACGGATTGCGAAGCTGGGCATTGTCGCTCACTCGCTCGAAGGGTTTCTTTTTCCCAGCACCTATTACGTCCAGCGTCCGAAGAGTGCGGCCGAGCTGGTTGATCGGCTGACTGTCGAGTTCGAGCGCCAATTCGACGCAGGTCTGCGCGCGCAACTCGCGGCGCGTGGGCTGTCGCTGCTGCAACTGGTCACGCTCGCCTCGATCATCGAGCGGGAGACCGGCGCCGCGGTGGAGCGGCCGTTAGTGAGCGCGGTGTTTCATAATCGGCTGAAGGTCAATATGCCGCTCGCGAGCGATCCGACGGTAATTTACGGATTGCCGAAGTTTGAAGGGAACATCCGGCGCGCCGACTTGGAAAATCCGCATCCGTATAATACGTATATCCACGCCGGGCTCCCCCCCGGCCCGATCGCCAATCCCGGCCGCGCGGCGCTCGAAGCCGCGCTCAATCCGGCCGCGGTCGATTACCTCTTCTTCGTCTCCAAGAACGACGGGACTCACTTCTTCAGCACCAAATACGCCGACCACGCGGCCGCAGTGGACCGCTATCAGCGCCGTCGAGCGGCGCCGTCCGGGCCATAG